GTCCTGATCAACGATATGGCAGTTGGGAGATTCGGTCTCTCGTCGTGCACGTTCCATCCGATCCTGAACGCGCTCACGAAGAAGAGCAAGATCGAGGAAGCTTGGCGCGTGGTGGAAGTTATGAGATCTCACGCGGTTCCGATGGACGTGACGGCGTATAATTACTTTTTGACTTCGCACTGTTACGACGGTGACGTGGCGGAGGCGAGCGAGGTGTTGAGGAAGATGGAGGGGGAAGGGATGGAAGGTGACACGCGTACTTACGACGCGCTTGTGTTGGGCGCGTGTAAGTCGGGGAAAGTGGAGGCGGCGATGGCGATCTTGAGGAGGATGGAGGAGGAAGGGTTGCCGGTTTTGTACGCTACTCATGCGCACGTTATAGGGGAGATGGTGGAGTGTGGTTATTATGCGCAGGGTGTGGAGTTCGTGATGGCGTACGCAGGGAAAGATCAGAGATTGGATGAGGAGAGTATGGGGAGTTTGGCTAGTAAGCTTGTGAAGAGGAAGAGGTTTAAGGAAGCCAAGTTGGTTTTGAAGGAGATGAGTGTGAGAGGGTTGAGGATGGGAACTGCTTTGCGTGAGTTTTATGAGAAACAATGTGATTGATTCAAAGGGCAAAACATGCACAAGCTTGTCACTTAACAGTTAAGAAACAGAGCGGAACACATTGGATATAGAATGGTGGAACGATTGGTGTTTAATTTACAAGGGAAGCAGCAACATTTACATTAAAGGCAGACACTACCTACTGTTTATTTGCAGCATATGTGCTGTATTACATGAAACTTTCTACTCTGGGAGGCTTAGATTGTTGGATAGAGTTAGTTTCGAGAAACATGTACTTGTTCAAGTCGAATGTGAGATCCATTGAGTTTGTAGTTCCAGTACCAGCTTCCTGTTTCCATCACCTCTTCTTCTATTGCTTCCAGATTGATGCTTAAACCTGAATCTATCACCAAATCAATCAATACTAGTGTCAGCTTTGCCTGGTTTCTTATGTATCATTgccttttttttaaatagagttCACTGACCTGGACTTCTTCCTCGTGTGATCTTCAGTCTGTGGCCATCAGGTACTTCAAAAACATGGTTTCCCTGTATCATCCACCAAGAGAGAGTATATATAACTTCATTTAGAGTTGAGACTCTAATCTCTGTTTTGCACATTCGAGTTACTGTACCTCTATAGTTACATTGCTGGCTTCGAACTCTGCATTTCCGTGCAATATGATTTTACAAGTCTCGAGCCGGTTCACATCGTTTCTCCAGTAAACATTTGATTTACTGTTCCAATCGATTCCTCTGTTCACGACTTTGACGTTATGCAGTTTGCATTTCCCacacctaccaaaaaaaaaaaaaaagagtttcttGCGAGTTCAGAATGCAAGTACAAGAATGTTATCAACAACTGATCTAACCTTAGTCCGTATTGTAATATTGGTTCAGCCTTTTCGTTAATTGTTGTTGAACCCATGGCATTTTCAGCATTGATAATCAGGCTACCATGAACCTATGCCACATAAGCTGATTTAGTGTTTAAGAAATTCATCACAAAGAAAGCAATGCTGAATATAGTAAGcagataattaaatattaagaaCCTCAACATTGTTCCATGAGAACTCTGCAATCTCTAGTTGCAGTTCTGAGCAACTGGAAATTGACCCTCCCTTGAACTGCAacaatggtaaaaaaaaaaagaagaagatcaatTACAGTAAAGGCTTTGCTACGATTTTCAAAAAGCATAAAACAAAAGCAGAGTGCACTTTCTAGTGTCAAGAATCGACTTATTGACTTACTTTCTGTCTTGAAACTTCCCAAAGAGGACCAAGAGCAGGATGCAGAAGGATTAGATACGGTGGTGGGGAATCCACATATTGATCATTAGGTTCAACCTGGAGAAGTAGAATACCAAAATTAATTCTCGATTTGAATTCCTTTTTGATAAGACACGTAAAACAAGTCGTATAAAGAGATGATAATAAAATAGCGGTGATAATAAAAACAACTCGTCTAGAGAGATGTATGTATGAACTAACCATGGGAATTTTAATATCACATTCTGTAAGGAGGTCATATGCATTTCGGAGTATATCCAACAATGCACCATCTGGAGTCTGTAAGGAAAaagataaaattgaaaattagatCAATTACATTTGAGTAAATAAATTAACGCAATGATACAAGAGAATAAGACAAAGAAGGGCTACGCAAGTGGTAAGAGAAAGATAACCTGGTGTAATGCAGCACTTGCGTgtggtttcttcttcttagctGATGAAGTGACCCTCCTACGTTCGTTGTACACAATATATGTATCCAGTTTATCTGGTAAGATCATATTAAGGGAGTAAGCAACACCTATTTCCAGGCATACAGTAAAAACTCCGCAACTTATTTAAATAACTCTACCTTCTAGGCTGCCCTGGCATCTAGATGAAAATTTATTTGAGAAACTGTCTGCTATGTTTTGCATCGTGCACTCTAATCTACCACCCATAACGCTGCCCAAGAAGAAAAATAGTAAGAACGTTGCTGACGATGTTCAAAGTAACTGGGATTTAGAAAAAGGTATTAGGAGTCCAGAGGAACTGGAATGATTCCATTTTAGCGGCAGCAGTCTAGATTTGACCGAAGCTTCTATTTAGAAGCAAACTATGACGAGATAAATGGTGACTATAACAAGGGAACACAGAAGAGCAGTCAACGTAAGTGTTTAAATGTACAAACCTGTGATAGTCTCCGTACTGATCAATGTACTCAATTCGCTTCTTTGTATTGAGAACCATATTTGGCAAACTTTTTACGTTACTGCTCGACCCAATTGATTCGGCAGAATGTAAGTCTACATATAGAATGTTTGTATTGGCAGGAAAATCAGCCTGCAAACTTCAGAagcgaaaaaataaaataataagaactAGATTTAATCAGTGAACAAGAACGAACACCTAAACTAACGTCAGCCAACAAAAGAGTAGAGTAAGCACTTTTAAGCATGTACAAACTCGATGATAGAAATCTCATACCCATTTGAAGTTGGTGTTCTATTGGAGATTCCAAATTTGTCAAATTCTGTGTACTCAATGCACGATATACCACACTCCCACTTTCCATCaagattcttcttctccatcaatACATTAATTCCTTCGGTTGCTCCAGCATTCCTTTTACAGGATGCAAACCCAAGTTTCTGTCATATTAAGATTCACAATATATCAAGGTTTGTTGACAACTAGTAAGCAAGTCTGGAAAGCATAGCTCATATTTCTACAGGAAGTTATCCATCATATACGCTAAAGAAACTTTACTACGTGATATAGGAATCTTCTTTAAGCCCAGCGAACATGGGACCATTTGCAATAAACACCAGATTCTCATCCTTTTTGGTGACATAATTGATCTTTCGAATCTATGTCTATTGGGTGCACAAAAGAAGAATGCAAGCCTACCTTCTTATATCGTAAACCAATCCCAGCGAGGGCCAAGAGAGTCACATCTGTGGCAGCGACAACATTACTGCAATATCAcaactatcaacactaaatcCAGAGTTCCAAGTTGTTTTGATTTTACTTTAATGAACAATTACACAAGTACAAGTGACTAACCTAACTTGCCGAACGGTTGCTCCTTTTCTTCCATGGTCATTAAACCATTTAAAGACACCTTTGTCATAAGCCAATTTCCAAATCACACCATGACCACCAGGTTTACTAACAGGCACGAAGGGTTTTGATACTATCCATTGGCCATCTTCAGCGCTGACAGCTGGGACGAGAGGCTAGAGATCCAAAGCCAATTTTCAACCGTGAGCATACTTAATATATACAGTTGTTGCCAAAAGGTAATATGAatcaaaagtgaaaaaaaaatcttgtacCTGTTCAAAGAGTTGGAAATTTGATTCACCTCTTCCAAACCATTTGAGCCTTTTACAAAGCGAACTAACATGCTCATGGTTCTTCTTTGCAGCACTCGTCATAATGGCAACAGGTGTGACACATTGCTTTCCATAAAGTTTGAAGTAAAGGAACTCTCTAgcctataaaattataaaacgaaAGAGATAAAGAAATAACATTACTAACTCACATGAACAAATACAGTTGTTTATCACTCGaatgctaattttttttttccatttcatTCACTAAAATACAAACAAACCTACCAAGAGTCACTCAAGTAATTAGTGAACATGTACCTGAAGGTCTCTAATAAGCCCCTCCAGCAAAGTTCGTCCACAATGAGTAAGCATTGCTGCAGGAAGGCATTCTCCTGTTTCCGGATCAACCAAACCTAATCTGTCTGCTGCACCTCCTAGGGGATATATTTCACCTAGGTCTGGCAATccctaatatatataacaacttATAACCAAGATAGCCAAAAAACAATTAATGTTGTTGACTGAAAGCAGTAGCACCAATACTAACCTCAATTCCCCAAAGTGCAGCCTGGGAGGCATATTCTTTCTCTTTAGTAAGGTCAAGAACGCTAGGAGTATGCATTTCTA
The window above is part of the Brassica napus cultivar Da-Ae chromosome C8, Da-Ae, whole genome shotgun sequence genome. Proteins encoded here:
- the LOC106360815 gene encoding pentatricopeptide repeat-containing protein At3g56030, mitochondrial, which gives rise to MSLLRRYVKEATNSSFLLQSISGRSISTVNTNPIAPPPPPPRRRTTTEFDNLIYEAGNSGDFEAVRRLLNTRVVNACFNTTATFKFLTNTASYASSLEDLRRVLPQTDVGYTRRHAYETLIARLCKLGRIDDALVLINDMAVGRFGLSSCTFHPILNALTKKSKIEEAWRVVEVMRSHAVPMDVTAYNYFLTSHCYDGDVAEASEVLRKMEGEGMEGDTRTYDALVLGACKSGKVEAAMAILRRMEEEGLPVLYATHAHVIGEMVECGYYAQGVEFVMAYAGKDQRLDEESMGSLASKLVKRKRFKEAKLVLKEMSVRGLRMGTALREFYEKQCD
- the LOC106360814 gene encoding UTP--glucose-1-phosphate uridylyltransferase 3, chloroplastic isoform X1; protein product: MANPQASPLLHNHNHLSFFRFRTTPSPPPSFTSPHFKKPLLFLPSSFPSQQCNHQVTRVSTVPVEYSTPTPPESDDFSSEIDRLKALLAKLDVSKDLRRKEAVIDSDSRVRRFFSENRGGLSKVLGSLGLDSREMFLVKCVIAAGQEHALCVGYEETFEEEEEEEYTVRSSVKTALYALVEMIERFDVNSSGYKDRSTVLDAENVAHFRKFLTFLGEIEQFYDCIGGIIGYQVMVLELLHQSTKRHNTNRSHLVEETLGCQYLEMHTPSVLDLTKEKEYASQAALWGIEGLPDLGEIYPLGGAADRLGLVDPETGECLPAAMLTHCGRTLLEGLIRDLQAREFLYFKLYGKQCVTPVAIMTSAAKKNHEHVSSLCKRLKWFGRGESNFQLFEQPLVPAVSAEDGQWIVSKPFVPVSKPGGHGVIWKLAYDKGVFKWFNDHGRKGATVRQVSNVVAATDVTLLALAGIGLRYKKKLGFASCKRNAGATEGINVLMEKKNLDGKWECGISCIEYTEFDKFGISNRTPTSNGLQADFPANTNILYVDLHSAESIGSSSNVKSLPNMVLNTKKRIEYIDQYGDYHSVMGGRLECTMQNIADSFSNKFSSRCQGSLEDKLDTYIVYNERRRVTSSAKKKKPHASAALHQTPDGALLDILRNAYDLLTECDIKIPMVEPNDQYVDSPPPYLILLHPALGPLWEVSRQKFKGGSISSCSELQLEIAEFSWNNVEVHGSLIINAENAMGSTTINEKAEPILQYGLRCGKCKLHNVKVVNRGIDWNSKSNVYWRNDVNRLETCKIILHGNAEFEASNVTIEGNHVFEVPDGHRLKITRGRSPDSGLSINLEAIEEEVMETGSWYWNYKLNGSHIRLEQVHVSRN
- the LOC106360814 gene encoding UTP--glucose-1-phosphate uridylyltransferase 3, chloroplastic isoform X2; the protein is MANPQASPLLHNHNHLSFFRFRTTPSPPPSFTSPHFKKPLLFLPSSFPSQQCNHQVTRVSTVPVEYSTPTPPESDDFSSEIDRLKALLAKLDVSKDLRRKEAVIDSDSRVRRFFSENRGGLSKVLGSLGLDSREMFLVKCVIAAGQEHALCVGYEETFEEEEEEEYTVRSSVKTALYALVEMIERFDVNSSGYKDRSTVLDAENVAHFRKFLTFLGEIEQFYDCIGGIIGYQVMVLELLHQSTKRHNTNRSHLVEETLGCQYLEMHTPSVLDLTKEKEYASQAALWGIEGLPDLGEIYPLGGAADRLGLVDPETGECLPAAMLTHCGRTLLEGLIRDLQAREFLYFKLYGKQCVTPVAIMTSAAKKNHEHVSSLCKRLKWFGRGESNFQLFEQPLVPAVSAEDGQWIVSKPFVPVSKPGGHGVIWKLAYDKGVFKWFNDHGRKGATVRQVSNVVAATDVTLLALAGIGLRYKKKLGFASCKRNAGATEGINVLMEKKNLDGKWECGISCIEYTEFDKFGISNRTPTSNGLQADFPANTNILYVDLHSAESIGSSSNVKSLPNMVLNTKKRIEYIDQYGDYHSVMGGRLECTMQNIADSFSNKFSSRCQGSLEDKLDTYIVYNERRRVTSSAKKKKPHASAALHQTPDGALLDILRNAYDLLTECDIKIPMVEPNDQYVDSPPPYLILLHPALGPLWEVSRQKFKGGSISSCSELQLEIAEFSWNNVEVHGSLIINAENAMGSTTINEKAEPILQYGLRCGKCKLHNVKVVNRGIDWNSKSNVYWRNDVNRLETCKIILHGNAEFEASNVTIEGNHVFEVPDGHRLKITRGRSPGLSINLEAIEEEVMETGSWYWNYKLNGSHIRLEQVHVSRN